In the Plasmodium chabaudi chabaudi strain AS genome assembly, chromosome: 13 genome, one interval contains:
- a CDS encoding 40S ribosomal protein S3, putative, whose product MSPPISKKRKFINDGVFQAELNEFLARILAEDGYSGVEVRVTPIRTEVIIRATRTREVLGDKGRRIRELTSLVQKRFFNKSTNSVELFAERVENRGLCAMAQAESLRYKLLKGLAVRRACYGVLRHIMESGAKGCEVIVSGKLRAQRAKSMKFKDGYLISTGEPSKRFVNTATRSAQLKQGVLGIKVKIMLPTAIDTRTGLPSILPDNISVLEPKTDTIDAL is encoded by the exons ATGTCACCTCCT ATAtcaaagaaaagaaaatttattaatgatGGTGTTTTTCAAGCCGAGCTAAACGAATTTTTAGCTCGAATCTTGGCAGAAGATGGATATTCAGGTGTTGAAGTCAGAGTTACACCAATAAg AACTGAGGTTATTATTAGAGCTACTCGTACTAGAGAAGTCCTTGGTGATAAGGGACGTAGAATTAGAGAATTGACTTCATTAGTCCAAAAAAGATTCTTTAATAAATCAACAAATAGTGTTGAATTATTTGCAGAAAGAGTAGAGAACAGAGGATTATGCGCAATGGCACAAGCCGAATCATTAAGATATAAACTTCTAAAAGGCTTAGCCGTAAGAAGAGCATGCTATGGTGTTTTAAGGCATATCATGGAATCAGGAGCAAAGGGATGTGAAGTTATTGTTTCTGGTAAATTAAGAGCACAAAGAGCTAAAAGTATGAAGTTTAAAGATGGATATTTAATATCTACTGGTGAACCATCAAAAAGATTTGTAAACACTGCTACCAGATCAGCACAATTAAAACAAGGTGTATTAGGTATAAAAgttaaaattatgttaCCAACTGCAATTGATACCAGAACTGGATTACCATCCATATTGCCTGATAATATTTCTGTTTTAGAACCTAAAACCGATACAATAGATGCATTATAA
- a CDS encoding protein phosphatase containing kelch-like domains, putative, giving the protein MNNGSFKETNVCRKEKQKGDIPVPRFGHTATYLGNNKVAIFGGAIGDAGKYNITDDIYLYDLTQNKWKKLITENTPTARAAHAAACVDEQQLVIYGGATGGGSLSLDDLYILDLRRDQKYSWMTVPTKGVSPGRRYGHVMVYSKPNLIVFGGNDGQNTLNDVWFMHVEMPPFEWIQVIISNNSKIPSPRVYHSADMCKEGPATGMIVIFGGRNSDNKSLNDTWGLRQHRDGRWDWVEAPIKKGSPPEARYQHTCVFIGSKMFVLGGRNDNGCSVPLSTALYNTETIEWVTFPPIAKFRHTSWMYKYTIYTFGGFSHQTQQYPTNELECLECYSLLNSLNGLDTDKKSPIKQSSLKQKPNSSEINKNKITEVKNINSHNLNGQDVITTQKQLQQSGSKNQYMKSKQLNDTKKNSPASNSSPGSVQNSHYRNMFDSPTSSLFRLSNNNSVNKPLSNTIRLAAHAHAVQETGSDFALLVRKISIDKLEEEGRKINNGVLCTPVNYISEFKNTVYDKVITTLLNPNITQFEIQYNHNSDSIFIIPWSNVSILCSMVIDIFKQEDMVLKLRAPIKIYGDIHGQYYDLMRLFQLYKSPVEEDLGEKLNAVGDIDSNDYLFLGDYVDRGSNSLEVICLLFALKCKYPKQIHLIRGNHEDMAINSLYGFQEECKRRLKEDVDDKSSCWAQINQVFEWLPIGALVEEKILCVHGGIGKSIHTISDISQLKRPLTVSQVPQNLNEQKVTDLLWSDPTDNDSVLGTIPNDIRDPDGTGHIVKYGPDRVHKFLEDNDLQLIIRAHECVMDGFERFAGGKLITLFSATNYCNSHKNAGALLFIRRDLTVIPKLIYPAKDEVRFFSTWDTKMTELRPPTPPRNQPKMRELNYGAP; this is encoded by the exons ATGAATAATGGATCATTTAAAGAAACGAATGTTTGTAGAAAGGAAAAACAAAAGGGAGATATCCCAGTTCCGCGTTTTGGCCATACTGCAACATACTTAGGTAATAATAAGGTTGCTATATTTGGTGGCGCAATAGGTGACGCAgggaaatataatataacagatgatatatatttatatgatttgactcaaaataaatggaaaaaattaataacagAAAATACCCCAACAGCTCGAGCTGCTCATGCTGCTGCTTGTGTAGATGAACAACAATTAGTTATATATGGTGGTGCAACCGGTGGCGGATCATTATCATTAGAtgatctatatatattagatTTGAGAAGAGATCAGAAATACTCATGGATGACAGTTCCTACAAAAGGAGTATCTCCAGGTAGACGGTATGGTCATGTAATGGTATATAGTAAACCAAATTTAATAGTCTTTGGGGGTAATGATGGGCAAAACACATTAAACGATGTATGGTTTATGCATGTGGAAATGCCACCTTTTGAATGGATTCAAGTTataatatcaaataattcTAAAATACCTTCACCAAGAGTTTATCACTCAGCTGATATGTGCAAAGAAGGACCTGCTACAGGTATGATTGTAATATTTGGTGGTCGAAATTCTGACAATAAATCATTAAATGATACATGGGGGTTAAGACAACACAGAGATGGTAGATGGGATTGGGTTGAAGCTCCCATTAAAAAGGGATCACCTCCAGAAGCTAGATATCAACATACTTGTGTATTTATAGGATCTAAAATGTTTGTTTTAGGTGGTAGAAATGATAATGGATGTTCTGTACCATTATCAACTGCCCTTTACAATACAGAAACAATTGAATGGGTTACATTTCCCCCTATTGCTAAATTTAGGCATACATCTTGGATGTACaaatatactatatatacatttggTGGCTTTAGTCATCAGACTCAGCAATACCCAACTAATGAATTAGAATGCTTAGAATGTTATAGTCTTTTAAATTCATTAAATGGTTTAGATACAGATAAAAAGAGCCCAATAAAACAATCAtctttaaaacaaaaaccAAATTCaagtgaaataaataaaaataaaattacagaagtaaaaaatataaattcacataatttaaatggCCAAGATGTTATTACTACTCAGAAACAGTTACAACAAAGCGGATCAAAAAATCAATACATGAAATCGAAACAACTGAAtgatactaaaaaaaatagcccAGCTTCAAATTCTTCACCAGGAAGTGTACAAAATTCGCATTACAGAAATATGTTCGATTCCCCAACTTCATCCTTATTTAGACTGtccaataataatagtgtGAATAAACCACTATCGAATACAATTCGATTGGCTGCACATGCACATGCAGTTCAAGAAACTGGAAGTGATTTTGCATTACTTGTTCGAAAAATATCTATTGATAAATTAGAAGAAGAaggaagaaaaattaataatggaGTATTATGTACACCAGTAAATTATATCAgtgaatttaaaaatacagtTTATGATAAAGTTATTACAACCTTGTTAAATCCAAATATTACTCAATTTGAAATACAATATAATCATAATTCAgattctatttttattattccatGGTCAAATGTATCTATATTATGTTCTATGgttattgatatatttaaacaaGAAGATATggtattaaaattaagagcaccaataaaaatatatggtgATATACATGGACAATACTATGATTTGATGAGGTTATtccaattatataaatctcCTGTAGAAGAAGATTTAGgcgaaaaattaaatgcaGTTGGTGATATAGATTCaaatgattatttatttttaggtGATTATGTTGATAGAGGTTCTAATAGTTTAGAAGTCATTTGTTTACTTTTCGcattaaaatgtaaatatccTAAACAGATACATCTAATTAGAGGAAATCATGAAGATATGGCTATAAATAGTTTGTATGGATTTCAAGAAGAATGTAAAAGAAGATTAAAAGAGGATGTTGATGATAAATCATCATGTTGGGCACAAATAAATCAGGTATTTGAATGGCTACCTATCGGAGCTTTAgttgaagaaaaaatattatgtgtTCATGGAGGTATAGGAAAATCTATTCATACGATATCTGATATTTCTCAATTAAAACGACCTTTAACTGTTTCACAAGTTCctcaaaatttaaatgaacaAAAAGTTACAGATCTTTTATGGTCTGATCCAACTGATAATGATTCTGTATTAGGAACAATACCTAACGATATAAGAGATCCTGATGGTACTGGACatattgtaaaatatgGCCCAGATAGAGTTCACAAATTTTTAGAAGATAATGATCTAcaattaattataagaGCTCATGAGTGTGTAATGGATGGATTTGAGCGATTTGCGGGTGGAAAATTAATAACCTTATTTTCAGCAACCAATTATTGTAATTCTCACAAAAATGCAGGggcattattatttattcgaAGAGATCTTACGGTTATTCCGAAGCTTATATATCCTGCTAAGGATGAAGTCCGTTTCTTTAGTACATG gGATACCAAAATGACCGAATTGAGACCACCAACACCACCAAGAAATCAACCGAAAATGAGAGAATTAAATTATGGGGCTCCATAA
- a CDS encoding 26S proteasome regulatory subunit RPN2, putative — translation MDVEKTIHENDIVTSASGVIALLNEEDASLKIFGLEKLNSVVDIYWPELADYIFKIEELCEDEEFSGRELANLVASKVYYHLEKYPEALKYALCAGKLFNINEKSQYIETMLAKCIEKYVEIREKDYEGVDPNSTGRNNAINYSTNENGFSSSYTLNTNYNNIDPEYKKGKNELNTQNNIEDHNRNIYDSYDYNGKGINANSSTKNNNILFSRDNENDKVKEENNIFKDDLNNDINKKMEIFVDDMLEICIKNNSIKEALGVALDARRLDKVEYIILNAPNKLEILQHSISNERHINTTKKFRNDFFKLLVKIYLSMSEEEIKYEYVNLCECLFYINDYKTVAEILLKLIENYHLMVYQISFDLVDLENINFLKNILKEIKEIIIKNKSYYYGEENYKHLNPDLLKKNSSNSAISEGTNEGVKSENTSEQDAQKENSQDSSNTENAQDNSEGTDSANPTSTAVNTDDKKNAKDNEEKDKIPEDVLMYVNEQHHLYEKIKKLIFILTGKITTSLYIEFLHRNNHADLILLDSYKNVIDSRSSITHHGIVIAHGLMQAGTTCDVFLRSNIEWLSKAVNWAKFSSTASLGVVYKGHVNESFMVLSSHLPYNDISRQITNNINANISQSDVYSESGSLYALGLIHATYNTNYKKVRDFLLSQLKGSNNNEVLQHGCCLGLGLVCLEQNDDEQVYDELKSVMYSDSAVAGESAAYGIGLLKLGSGDEKCVDELLAYAHDTQHEKITRACSISLGFVMFQKEREADNLIEELINDKDAIIRYGGMFTIALAYCGLSNYNKHVIKKLLHFSVSDVSDDVRRAAVIALGFVLCNTPAQVPMFLNLLIESYNPHVRYGAALALGIACAATGNEEAVNMLMPLLTDTTDFVRQSAFISLGLIFQQSNENVNPNFKKFKDEIMKILSDKHEDIIAKFGATVGLGLLDICGRNAISTFFTRRANIIRPQSAVGFCLFCQLWYWFPLIHMISLTFLPTCLIGLTEDLKVPKNFTILSTKNQAFDYPSFLSKEKVQEKKETVTAILSTTDKRKSLKLKKQKNENKLTKEKNPQDDSSSVLSDGKSMKNLEILSTAATIGQSSHVSHAESVEGSANDENSNDHQNDANQFSQLQRIKKSDKSKSASLSHATTVDMKNPCRVIKTQEKYIEYPPNSRFKPIISIRKSGFIMLSDTTPTEPFDFIEPKLESGNKKEVPPFEPFTWKDEN, via the exons ATGGATGTTGAAAAAACAATACACGAAAATGATATCGTTACATCAGCTTCAGGTGTAATAGCATTACTCAATGAGGAAGACGCTAGCTTGAAAATTTTTGgattagaaaaattaaattcaGTAGTAGATATTTATTGGCCTGAATTAGctgattatatttttaaaatcgaAGAATTATGTGAAGATGAAGAATTTAGTGGTAGAGAGCTAGCAAATTTAGTTGCAAGCAAagtttattatcatttagaaaaatatcCAGAAGCTTTAAAATATGCTTTATGTGCaggtaaattatttaacatCAATGAAAAGTCTCAATATATAGAAACAATGCTTGCAAAATGcattgaaaaatatgttgaAATTCGAGAAAAGGATTATGAAGGTGTAGATCCAAATAGCACTGGCCGAAATAATGCTATTAATTATTCTACTAATGAAAACGGTTTTAGTAGCTCATATACTCTgaatacaaattataataatatcgaTCCTGAATATAAGAAAGGAAAGAATGAATTAAACACACAAAACAATATTGAAGATCATAATaggaatatatatgatagtTATGATTATAATGGTAAAGGCATAAATGCCAATAGTTCCaccaaaaataataatattttatttagtagagataatgaaaatgataaagtaaaagaagagaataatatatttaaagatgatctaaataatgatataaataaaaaaatggaaattttTGTTGATGATATGCTAGAAATTtgcattaaaaataatagtattaAGGAAGCATTAGGAGTTGCTCTTGATGCTAGACGTTTAGATAAAgtagaatatataatattaaatgcaCCAAATAAATTAGAAATATTACAGCATTCTATATCTAATGAAAGACATATTAatacaacaaaaaaattccgtaatgatttttttaaactacttgtaaaaatatatctatcAATGAGTGAAGAAGAAAtcaaatatgaatatgtaaatttatgtgaatgtttattttatattaatgattATAAAACAGTTGCTGAAATATTGTTAAAACTAATCGAAAACTACCATTTAATGGTATATCAAATTTCATTTGATTTAGTcgatttagaaaatattaattttttaaaaaatattttaaaagaaatcaaagaaattataattaaaaataagtcttattattatggtgaagaaaattataaacatcTAAATCCAGACttgttaaaaaagaatagcAGTAATAGTGCCATCAGTGAGGGAACAAATGAAGGCGtaaaaagtgaaaatacATCTGAACAAGATgcacaaaaagaaaatagtCAAGACTCAAGTAATACCGAAAATGCTCAAGATAATTCAGAAGGTACTGATTCAGCAAATCCCACTTCTACTGCTGTAAATActgatgataaaaaaaatgcgaAAGATAATGAAGAGAAAGATAAAATTCCTGAAGATGTACTTATGTATGTAAATGAACAAcatcatttatatgaaaaaattaaaaaattaatttttatattaacagGAAAAATAACAACAAGTTTGTACATCGAATTTTTACATCGTAATAATCATGCTGATTTAATTTTACTAGatagttataaaaatgtaatagaTTCAAGAAGCAGTATAACACATCATGGTATTGTTATAGCACATGGATTAATGCAAGCAGGAACTACTTGTGATGTATTTTTACGATCAAATATCGAATGGTTATCTAAAGCAGTCAATTGGGCTAAATTCTCATCAACTGCTTCATTAGGAGTTGTATATAAAGGACATGTCAATGAATCTTTTATGGTACTATCATCTCATTTAccatataatgatatatcaagacaaattacaaataatataaatgcaaatatatCACAAAGCGATGTATATTCAGAGAGTGGTtctttatatgcattaGGTCTAATACATGCTACTTATAATactaattataaaaaagttcGAGATTTCTTATTATCTCAATTAAAAGGAAGTAACAATAATGAAGTATTACAACATGGTTGTTGTTTAGGATTAGGTCTAGTATGCTTAGAAcaaaatgatgatgaaCAAGTGTATGATGAATTAAAATCGGTTATGTATTCTGATTCTGCAGTAGCTGGTGAAAGTGCCGCATATGGCATTGGTTTATTAAAGTTAGGAAGTGGTGATGAAAAATGCGTTGATGAATTATTAGCATATGCACATGATACACaacatgaaaaaataacaagAGCATGTAGTATAAGTTTAGGTTTTGTTATGTTTCAAAAAGAAAGAGAAGCAGATAATTTAATAGaagaattaataaatgataaagatGCAATAATCAGATATGGTGGTATGTTTACAATTGCATTAGCATACTGTGgtttatcaaattataataaacatgttattaaaaagttattacatttttcagTTTCAGATGTAAGTGATGATGTTAGAAGAGCAGCTGTAATTGCATTAGGTTTTGTTTTATGTAATACTCCTGCACAAGTTCcaatgtttttaaatttattaatagaaAGTTATAACCCACATGTACGATATGGTGCTGCTTTAGCTTTAGGTATTGCATGTGCAGCCACAGGCAACGAAGAAGCTGTTAATATGCTAATGCCACTTTTAACTGATACTACAGATTTTGTTAGACAAAGTgcttttatatcattaggTTTAATTTTCCAACAATCCAATGAAAATGTTAAtccaaattttaaaaaatttaaagatgaaataatgaaaatattatcagaTAAGCATGAAGATATTATTGCTAAATTTGGTGCTACGGTAGGACTTGGATTATTAGATATATGTGGACGAAATGCCATTTCAACATTTTTCACAAGACGAGCTAATATTATAAGACCTCAATCAGCAGTTggtttttgtttattttgtcAATTATGGTATTGGTTTCCATTAATTCATATGATTAGTTTAACTTTCTTACCAACGTGTTTAATTGGATTAACTGAAGACTTAAAAGTTCCGAAAAATTTTACTATACTATCAACGAAAAATCAAGCATTTGATTATCCTTCCTTTTTAAGTAAAGAAAAGGttcaagaaaaaaaagaaactgTTACTGCTATTTTATCGACAACtgataaaagaaaaagtttaaaattaaaaaaacaaaaaaatgaaaataaattaacaaaggaaaaaaatccACAAGATGATAGTAGTTCAGTTTTATCGGACGGAAAGTCtatgaaaaatttagaaattTTAAGTACTGCTGCAACGATAGGACAATCAAGTCATGTCTCTCATGCAGAGAGTGTTGAAGGAAGTgcaaatgatgaaaattcCAATGATCACCAAAATGATGCAAATCAATTTTCACAGTTacaaagaattaaaaagtcAGACAAAAGCAAATCCGCATCTCTTTCCCATGCCACTACG GTTGATATGAAAAACCCATGCAGGGTCATAAAAACGCAGGAGAAGTATATAGAGTACCCTCCAAACAGCAGATTCAAACCTATTATTAGCATCAGGAAATCCGGATTTATTATGCTTTCGGATACGAc TCCAACCGAGCCCTTTGATTTTATTGAACCTAAATTAGAAAGTGGAAACAAGAAAGAGGTCCCACCATTTGAGCCCTTTACTTGGAAAGATGAAAACTAG
- a CDS encoding AP2 domain transcription factor AP2-SP, putative, which translates to MDEHISSEHNSSSNSNNSSDNDSPLVPQQDTINFNSINNNAINIEFIKNNITESSIASNVALNINDININTTNEMSEDSKNNINYTIPNEIMNTIPSTNGGVTHDSVSSGANNGLDKMSDDARNGSENNENRNENSNENSNENSNENSNENSNENSESNENNENSEHRENDSGSGNNDAQIAEMSGEQKEVAPLPSQVVSIKKKVGRPKGATSANKVVKKEEKVSTSSSGYPGVSWNKRMCAWLAFFYDGASRRSRTFHPKHFNMDKDQARLAAVEFMKSLENNGRKKSTKIKGGKNKIKQMGNEDHINNIMHNGGPGLDHTNNLISLNNNMHMMAMNPAFYMHNSNRNFNITNPIHNDRNHLNNLYNNTPRHHSLNNNNMNHINNLSKVIRDSNGIYMHNNHSNNNNPNSIYNNNIHMSNNPNPNNNSHTASNDHNNINYLNELMYHSNLLQGGGGGPSASHPVMGSGGIGLGHDLNFFDRNINNGNINDVLNLEENLGLQNKDIERLMNTLFRKNYNNMNMNMPNMDDHFFHSNNGNTNNNNINSNGTGTINDSNNTISIINNNGAGALHGVDPANSVHNNHRKRGGNNNDNNPNNNNTVNSINNTSSQNAHMYLSNNNGDIYDTNNLNNSNNIHNYYDYNYDIYRGETGNANNNISPHIIEMMHRMNNDLKEGKNMDHNITDDFHDINYMMQENGGWLNQIRHSNIINNNSRDLCDPNISPEHVNNNIKKQIELNKGKKATKESTFRSILNIGNRTTEMAEPVDETANNNNMNDSEKSSRFDMNGISCNCSPHIRNQKNHYCMYYKHNLSQYINDNSANYNYMSWGSNNNNIVNTIDKGEVESTGDISNSGVSNNSGNRVGIVTDPNNNNNNAFHHNNSAKHLTQNFEINQKENIRRSQYDNNNYSNIPTMPKYLHYQQSINNHDTSNGNNNEMQHLIKQNNNYIPKTINSNFNNKPNQKENRNSLISSAPHGMNNISSQF; encoded by the coding sequence ATGGATGAACATATAAGTTCAGAGCATAATAGTAGTAgcaatagtaataatagtagTGATAACGATAGCCCGTTGGTTCCTCAACAAGACactataaattttaatagtaTTAACAATAATGCAATAAATATcgaatttattaaaaataatatcacTGAATCAAGCATCGCATCAAACGTtgctttaaatattaatgatataaatattaacacGACCAATGAAATGAGCGAagattcaaaaaataatataaattatactaTTCCAAATGAAATCATGAATACTATTCCTTCTACTAATGGTGGCGTTACTCACGATTCGGTGAGTAGCGGAGCAAACAATGGGCTCGACAAAATGAGCGACGACGCCAGAAACGGTAGTGAAAACAACGAAAATCGTAACGAAAATAGCAACGAGAATAGTAACGAAAATAGCAACGAGAATAGTAACGAAAATAGTAACGAGAATAGCGAAAGTaacgaaaataatgaaaatagtgAGCATCGTGAAAATGATAGCGGCAGTGGTAATAACGACGCGCAAATTGCGGAGATGTCGGGGGAGCAAAAGGAAGTTGCACCGTTACCATCGCAAGTCGTGtcgataaaaaaaaaagtaggTCGACCTAAAGGTGCAACATCAGCAAATAAAGTAGTGAAAAAGGAAGAAAAGGTTTCAACCTCATCGTCTGGGTATCCTGGTGTTAGTTGGAATAAACGTATGTGCGCATGGTTggcttttttttatgatggTGCATCAAGAAGAAGTCGAACATTTCATCCTAAGCATTTTAATATGGATAAGGATCAAGCTAGATTAGCAGCCGTTGAATTTATGAAATCATTAGAAAACAATGGACGAAAAAAAtctacaaaaataaagggtggaaaaaataaaataaaacaaatgggAAATGAagatcatataaataatataatgcatAATGGTGGTCCAGGTTTAGAtcatacaaataatttaatatctttaaataataatatgcatatgatGGCAATGAATCCAgcattttatatgcataattcGAAtagaaattttaatataacgAATCCAATTCATAATGATCGAAaccatttaaataatttatataataatacaccTCGTCACCattcattaaataataataatatgaatcatataaataatttatctaAGGTTATACGAGATTCAAATGgaatttatatgcataataatcatagtaataataataacccTAAttcaatttataataataatatacatatgtctAATAATCCCAAtcctaataataatagtcaTACAGCTAGTAAcgatcataataatataaattatttaaatgaattgATGTATCATTCAAATTTGTTACAAGGTGGTGGTGGTGGACCATCTGCTTCTCATCCAGTAATGGGTTCCGGTGGTATTGGGTTAGGACatgatttaaatttttttgatagaaatataaataatggtAATATTAATGATGTGTTAAATTTAGAAGAAAATTTAGgattacaaaataaagatatagaAAGATTAATGAATACATTATttcgaaaaaattataataatatgaatatgaaTATGCCAAATATGGATgaccatttttttcatagtaataatggtaataccaataataataatattaatagtaACGGAACCGGTACTATAAatgatagtaataatactatttctataattaataataacgGTGCTGGTGCATTACATGGTGTCGATCCAGCAAATAGTGTTCATAATAATCACAGAAAACGAGgaggaaataataatgataataatccaaataataataatactgtcaattcaataaataatacatcTTCTCAAAATGCACATATGTATTTATCTAATAATAACGgagatatatatgatacCAATAATCtgaataattcaaataatattcataattacTATGATTAcaattatgatatatatagagGAGAAACAGGaaatgcaaataataatatttcaccACATATAATTGAAATGATGCATAGAATGAATAACGATTTAAAAGAAGGAAAGAATATGGATCATAATATTACTGACGATTTTCatgatattaattatatgatgCAAGAAAATGGAGGATGGTTAAATCAAATTAGACATagcaatattataaataataattcccGTGACTTATGTGATCCTAATATTTCCCCTGAgcatgtaaataataatattaaaaaacagatagaattaaataaaggTAAAAAAGCAACAAAAGAATCTACATTTAGatctatattaaatattggAAATCGAACCACTGAAATGGCTGAGCCAGTAGATGAAACtgcaaataataacaacATGAACGATAGTGAAAAGTCTTCAAGGTTTGATATGAATGGCATTTCGTGTAATTGTTCTCCTCATATAcgaaatcaaaaaaatcattattGCATGTACTACAAACATAATTTATCtcaatatattaatgaCAATAGtgcaaattataattatatgagtTGGGGATcgaacaataataatatagtaaATACAATAGATAAAGGAGAAGTTGAATCAACAGGTGATATTAGTAATAGTGGTGTTAGTAATAATAGTGGAAATAGAGTTGGAATAGTAACCGATCCGAATaacaacaataataatgcatTTCATCATAATAACAGTGCAAAGCATTTAActcaaaattttgaaataaatcaaaaagaaaatataagaagATCCCAATATGATAATAACAACTATTCAAATATTCCAACGATgccaaaatatttacattatcaacaaagtataaataatcatGACACAAGTAATGGTAACAATAATGAAATGCAACATTTAATTaagcaaaataataattatattccCAAAACGATAAATAGTaactttaataataaaccaaatcaaaaagaaaatcGAAATAGTTTAATATCATCAGCACCACATGGAATGAACAATATATCTTCACAGttttaa